GGTAAATTGAAAGAGTAAAGGACTCTTTTGTTACTGTTATATCTTCGTCAATTCCTAATAGAAACCATGTTACTTTATCAAAATATACAGTAACTTCTTTTCATCAAAAATAAGATCCAAAAAAGTGGGCTGTTATGGACTGATCCGATCCCTGTAGATTGTAGCAATTTTGAGTGTTACcatgttaaatatttttcttcataacTTCAGGTATTAACTAATATACAGTAAATAATTAATAGAGATTTCTGAGAAATTCTGTACCCCCTTTGTAAGCAGATCTAGGCCAACCAGAATGCTTAAGTGCAGCAAAGCAAGAAGTATTAAAAGAGgaatatagggccaaatcctgtaggCCTTACATAGGAAAGCTTCTTAATGGAGGGGGGAAAGGCTCTAATTGACATAAATTGGCTTTGACTCAGTCTCTTTAGTATGTGCTTAGCATTTAGcatatgaatagttccattgaacaCAACTAGTCTGTGAATACATCatgctgttcatcttagaaaagagacaactaaggggagatatgatagaggactataaaatcatgaacggtgtggagaaaatgaatagggaagtgttctttaccccttcacataacacaagaaccagggctcatccaatgaaaataataataaaacaaacacaaggaaatactttttcacacacatcccagtcaacctgtggaacttgttgccttGAGAGGTTGTGagggccagaagtataactgggttcaaaaaagaactagggtaagttcatggaggatgggtccattaatggctattaaccaagatggtcagggatgaaacCCCAAGCTTCTAGTGTCCCTAAACCGCCAGAAGCAGCCAtagaatggatcactcaataattgccctattctgttcattccttctgaagcatctagtactggccactgtcagaagacaggatactgggctagatggaccattggtctgactcccTATGGCCATTATGTTATGTTCTTACTACTTAGTACAGCGAAGCTGTACTACATAACTGAAAATCCAATGACAGTCCTAagaaagaactttcttttatttaataCAAGCAATAAATTTTATAAGGCCATAACTTCAAAACATGTCAGGCACAAAATTATTTGTAGACATATTTCAGCCTTAAAAAGCATAATGCTACAGAACTTCATTACATCCAACCCACCCATCATTTCCATTATTTTCAATTATGACTAGTATTAAAGGGAACACAGCTCCAGAAAAAAATTCACCCTGAACATATTTTCCTCTTCTGCCCTTTTATAATAGGCAAACTATATAAGAACACTTCTTACACAATGATTTCACTAATAGAAGTGAAAATAATTTCTACATTTATTACATGTATTTTTGGGTACACAATCATGAATACTATGAGCAAGATGATGATTTGGTTAATACCGTGTAATTCCACAGTAAATCAGTTGAGTTTCTTATCCATCTAGTTGAATTATAAGCAAAATTAACACAGATAAAATCCATGAATTGGTAAATTATCTTGTGGTCTATACCACAATCATTTCAGTGTACACTGGCAGGTTAGTGTTAATAGTCGCCTTAAGGTTAGCCCAGAAAAGGCCATGTTTGCTTTTCTCCTTTGGCCACTCCAAGTATGTTCTCTTTGCCATGAGAGCTTTCAGCTTGTGATATCTGGCAGAAATAAGATACTGTGGGATTGGTTCCAGTAAAATGAGGATTAAGCTACTGGAACTTTCACTAAATAATTTGTGATGGGCAAAGTAAAGCTCATAGTGGCACCATTCACTCTGGACAAAATTGGGAGACAAAACAAAGATTGATTTGTGGCTTTTCTCAATGCAGTTTATAATGTTCTCAACTATGCTTTTGCCAGGAATGAAGTTCCTCTCATGCAGACAGATCTGTACAGACCCATCTTCCTTCTCCAGGTTTGGGATCAGATgattcttcacccagagggaatccCGTTCACTGTATGAAATAAAAGCATGAAACTGTAAAATGCTTTGCAGATCTTCAGGGTGACTCTTCCGAACCCTACGTTTTGTTTGTGTCCACTGCCACATCATCTTCAAATACCACATTATGTCAAAATAGATACACAGAAAGGATGTCACAGCCACTACCACCATTGTAACAACTAGAGCTATAACAAGCAAGAGAGTTGTATTGCAAGACAGTTCACACAACTGAAAGTCCTTTAGCTCGGTTCCGTTTAAGTCATCTGGATATTCACACACATAAGATTCTGGCCAGCCAACCAACCttctgcctgattttttttcaaaattaacaaAGTCTTGTAATTCACAAGAACATTGGAATGGATTGTGTCCTCCTCTGAGCTCTCTGATATTTTGACAGCTATGGAAGAAGTCAGATGATGGGATGAGAATTGAATTCTCTTCTATATTCAGTAATTCCAGACCCCTAAAATGACTACATCCAGGCAGCTCAGCTAACCTGTTAAATGCAATATTTAGCTCTTTCAAAGCTTTCAGTTCAGTAATGTCTTTGGGGACCGTTCTGATTTGGTTATTTTGCAGATCAAGTATTTGGACATTGATTGGCAAACATCCAAAAACTGAGTCTGTCAATTTGTTTGAGGACAAATTCAGTTTAGCCAGAGTTCCAACCCAGTGGCAGTGGTTCTCATCATAATACAACAAATTCCTACTTATGTCCAAGTGTTTCAATTATTTCATTTTACGCGTCATGGAGCTCACCTTGGAAAGATCCTCTAATTGATTTCTCTGTAAGATAAGCATTTTCAAATGAGTCAGAGTGTCACAGTTCTTAAATACCTCATCTGTCAGGGCATTGTATGAAAAATCTAAATATTGAAACAGGCTAGTGGAAGAAGGGCAAAGCATGTGTGGCATATACGCATCAGATATTGTCAAATTTTCAATGTTCATATCTGAAAATGTTTTGTACAGAATATCTTGAAAGAAAAAACCTTAGTACAAATATGGTCCAGTATAAGTGCTTTCATTGAACTACCTGAAAAGCTATTGGGCACAATCTGTCTAAAGAGTGAAAAGTCAGTATTGGTTGTACTCTGAATAGATCCCCTAAAGGTCAATTTTTTCACAGTGAAATATTCTACAGGTGTAGACCAAACAATCATGAAAATTCGCACAAGGATACTCCAGGACAAATCCAcattgttgaacctcagattgaGTGTCTTGAATTTCAAAGGGTcaaaaggagggaaagggaaatcCGTAGAGTTATATATAATATTTGACAAGTCTAACTTCTCTGAAGTGTTCATTCCATGATACAAAAGGGGAAAGCAAAGTTTTTGTTTATTGGGAAAACATGTGAAGGTTCTTTGTGTTTAAGACTATCAGACTCTTGGCTTCATAGTGAGCAAGGTCTTCTAAGATTAGGAAGACAGTATGCAGTTGCAAATGTGTAATACCTCTGAAGTCTGACTTTCGTATCATTGTGGCACTCAGTCCCAGGTCTTCCAGGTTCAACATATTGCCAAATTCCTGACAGATGGGCAAAGTTTTAAACTTATTTAAGGAAAGATCTAAATGTCTAAGACCAGCAAGAGTCTGACAGCACATATTCCACAAGTTGTTATGAGATAAATCTAAGCATTCTAATTTCTCATTGACTTTGAAAACATTGAAGTCCAGCTCTCTGATTAGATTATGAGAGAGATTTAATACTTGCAGTTCAGGCAGAGAACTGAAGTCTGAGATATGAAGTTCAGAGATATTTTTCTGAGATATGTTGTATGTCTTGACTGGCTTTTTGGAACACAAGCCAGAAAGCTGCTTGAATAGTGGCAGTAAATTCATTTTCCATAGACAGCTGGATATTATTCCACAGTGTGAATGTAAAGATACAAGCAAAAATGAAGATATTTGCTGGGAATCCCATGGTTTCCTCCAGTATTATGCTGGCTCTTTAAAGATGTTGATAATTGTGTTTTCTGTCTAGTACTTTTCAGTGCTGACTCCAACCctataaaaagaaatagtatgaTTACATTGTTGTATTTTTAGTGAGATGAGGGTATGTGGTAGAGTATAATTTCACCACATAgtttatataataaaaatgatatCCTGCACATTATTTTTCTAAATTAGTATCAAATTCATATTATTTATTTCCGGTAATTTCTCAAGGACAATTTCTTTGTTAAGTATAAAGGTAAAGCAGCACAAAGAGACTCgtgcttttattttgttaaatatttagtATTTTTCAGTAGGATGGATACAAATACTGAtgcctttttaaagaaaaaatacaggTAGAAACTGCAAAGGTATTAGCAAATACAAACATCTCAGCAAACTTTAAAGTGAAACAAACTGAAACAGTATTGATGTATTCAGGCACTAAAGGAAAAATCTCATGTAAATAAGAATATCTTACTGTGACCCAGAATCTCCAGATCTAAAGTCTTCCATAGGATGTTCTAGATTGGTCTGGTCCTGACACAGTAGGTGACAAAGCTGCTACAAGCcttgcagccctgcccaaaggtCAGCTAAGCACAGTCCTTACACTCAGAGGAGCACAGGAGTTTCTCCTCCTGGTTTACAGGCAGGAAAATTGGTGTAATCATGGCCCTACActccccccaccaccagctcAAGGAGTCAGCCAGTGTGCGACAGAGAGCAGGCTACACCAAAGAGATGGTGCTGAGTGTTCATTCCCACTGTGAACTAGTGAGCTTGGGGAAGAATTGTCCCTCCTCCTAAGTACAGCAACTACAACATATCAAAAAGTGTAGAACAATGTGATTACAGTGTGACCAAAGTGTAGTCAATGTATCTGTATGATCCAGTATTCCACACAAAGCTAGCACTAACCTCATGGCACTGCAAAGGCCCCCACGTCTGCTAGTTTCAGCCCTGCATTGCCTTGAAGTGGCAGCAGGACAGACCAAGAAGCTCTAAGAAAGGCCAAGGAGGAAAGCAGCATAAGGAAGGATCTGTGGGTTAAAATCTCCATGGTGACAGATATTGTGGAGACAGAAACTGGCCCAATGTACTGATCTTATGGCCAAACTTTTCAGCATTATGAAGAGTCTTGAAGGGGTGTTTGCCCAACAACAGGCCAAGAATGTTGGTGGCATTACTATCATCTAAGTGTATGTCCATATTATACTCAcagggtgtgattgcagctcaagTAAACATACCCGAGCTAGCTTCAATCTAGCCAGCTCAGGTCCTGGAGCAATGAAGATGCACAGTGCACCCTTCAGTATGGGCTGCAAAAGCCcactcagaaccctgggtaatTATTCACAGAGCTAACCCATGCTGAAGCTTGCCACAGCTTCACTGTCCCAGTACTTGCGCTAGCTCTGGTGCATTCACTTGAGCTGCAATCCCCTCCTGTGATGATGATAGACATACCCCAAGGCAAGTAATTAATGCAATGAACACCCGACTTTAAGTGCCAGTGACTCCTGTTGCAGGAGAAATATAAAACCCTGCACTTTGGTTCTAGGCAGGTAAAATGCTTTTCAGCTCACCCTTAaagtaatttttgtttaaataacaaTCAAGAATCAACTTTTATGTATTCTGTGGTATAATCCTAATTAGACTCAGTCTAATTTGATTAGACTAATAAAAAATCTCTTCCCCTCATCTCTCAGTTCCCTTTTTAATTTGAGACAAGGAAAGCAaaaatacatgtaaaataaaGCTAATAAAGGCAACAACAGAAGAGTAACAGGATGAAGTGGAAATGTAACTGCTGaggaaaacaatattttataataatatgGGCCAGCTTCTGCCCCACAGGAGCTGTATGAGTGCATCTGAGGACAGAAGTTGGTTTTATATCAAGCTCAGACTGGTCTACAGGGCTATATTGAAATTTCCCAGGAAGCACCAGGACAGGGAGACTCCCACACCCCCTCCAAACAGTGGCAGATCCCATTCATCTGCAGCTTTGAGTCATGGTTGGCAGAGGACCCCAAATATCAGTAAAACACAGAGCTATATGAAGGTGAGCCCACTGCTGTGGGAAAATGAAGTCAGGAGACGTAGTAAGTGAGGATTTGGAGGAACCCAAGCTGTGCACTGTTCTCCCTTGTGTTTACATTTAGCATGCTGTTGTGGTATGAACTATGGTGAAGTGTTATCTGAGACAGGCACCGCATATGCATAACACTGTTTGGTGCTAAAGTCAAACACTGAAGCAGCTCAGCCTACCAGAGAATGGTAAcatgaagaggcagcagcagtgatACTCCCACTTCCCTTTTacgctggttggaaaatggagaAATTTGCCAAGATATTTGCTATATTTTTGTCCCTTTTTTTGTTGAAATTCAACATTCAGATgaaaattttcactgaaatttcaaaattcaaataaTTCTAGTCAACATTAGAGGAAACAACACCAGCCCCCTGGAGTCTGGTGGTGGGGTGAATAAAGACAGTATGAGCCACTATTGTCCATTTCGCC
This sequence is a window from Gopherus evgoodei ecotype Sinaloan lineage chromosome 5, rGopEvg1_v1.p, whole genome shotgun sequence. Protein-coding genes within it:
- the LOC115652806 gene encoding LOW QUALITY PROTEIN: toll-like receptor 1 (The sequence of the model RefSeq protein was modified relative to this genomic sequence to represent the inferred CDS: inserted 5 bases in 3 codons; substituted 1 base at 1 genomic stop codon); translated protein: MGFPANIFIFACIFTFTLWNNIQLSMENEFTATIQAXLSGLCSKKPVKTYNISQKNISELHISDFSSLPELQVLNLSHNLIRELDFNVFKVNEKLECLDLSHNNLWNMCCQTLAGLRHLDLSLNKFKTLPICQEFGNMLNLEDLGLSATMIRKSDFRGITHLQLHTVFLILEDLAHYEAKSLIVLNTKNLHMXFPNKQKLCFPLLYHGMNTSEKLDLSNIIYNSTDFPFPPFDPLKFKTLNLRFNNVDLSWSILVRIFMIVWSTPVEYFTVKKLTFRGSIQSTTNTDFSLFRQIVPNSFSGSSMKALILDHICTKXFFFQDILYKTFSDMNIENLTISDAYMPHMLCPSSTSLFQYLDFSYNALTDEVFKNCDTLTHLKMLILQRNQLEDLSKVSSMTRKMKXLKHLDISRNLLYYDENHCHWVGTLAKLNLSSNKLTDSVFGCLPINVQILDLQNNQIRTVPKDITELKALKELNIAFNRLAELPGCSHFRGLELLNIEENSILIPSSDFFHSCQNIRELRGGHNPFQCSCELQDFVNFEKKSGRRLVGWPESYVCEYPDDLNGTELKDFQLCELSCNTTLLLVIALVVTMVVVAVTSFLCIYFDIMWYLKMMWQWTQTKRRVRKSHPEDLQSILQFHAFISYSERDSLWVKNHLIPNLEKEDGSVQICLHERNFIPGKSIVENIINCIEKSHKSIFVLSPNFVQSEWCHYELYFAHHKLFSESSSSLILILLEPIPQYLISARYHKLKALMAKRTYLEWPKEKSKHGLFWANLKATINTNLPVYTEMIVV